The genomic segment AGCTTGATGAGATAGAGGGCATTGGTGATAATCGCAAGAAACTCCTTCTAAAGAAGATAGGAAGCCTGAAAAAAATCAAAGAGGCCAGCCTTCAGAAACTGCAAGAGGTCGAGGGAATAGGACCACTCCTGGCTAAAAAAATATATACCTCCCTACAAAGGGATAAAAACAAGTCTTAGAAACACACCTCCAAAAGAAGATCAGCTCTGAGGGGAAAACTGATTACCAGCGTCGATAATGTTTCAAGCTCAAAAGCAGAGGACACGGAACCCATTAGCCCAAGAGCTGACCAGACAAACCTCCTCACCCTCAAAGCCACCATAAAATCGGTCCGGGAAGTAGGAAAGGGTTTTGCCATGGTGTCCAACAAGATC from the Desulfotalea psychrophila LSv54 genome contains:
- a CDS encoding methyl-accepting chemotaxis protein → MTSVDNVSSSKAEDTEPISPRADQTNLLTLKATIKSVREVGKGFAMVSNKIKELARQSQNPLWRSFYG